One Aegilops tauschii subsp. strangulata cultivar AL8/78 chromosome 7, Aet v6.0, whole genome shotgun sequence genomic window carries:
- the LOC109766185 gene encoding protein BUNDLE SHEATH DEFECTIVE 2, chloroplastic: MAATSGLTATVTSPPAALRASPPPVLFLRPISRCSRLHSLKAKAAAKDQDEKKPEATKKKAYSLVCTACEGNGAIACTQCKGGGENLEDHFGGRFKAGGLCWLCRGKREILCGSCNGAGFLGGFMSTADDTSE, encoded by the exons ATGGCGGCCACCTCCGGCCTCACGGCCACCGTCACCTCCCCTCCGGCCGCCCTTAGAGCCTCGCCTCCTCCCGTCCTCTTCCTCCGCCCCATCTCTCGCTGCTCCAGGCTCCATTCCCTCAAGGCCAAG GCAGCAGCAAAGGACCAGGACGAAAAGAAGCCCGAAGCTACCAAAAAGAAGGCGTACAGTCTTGTTTGCACTGCCTGCGAAGGGAACG GCGCAATCGCATGCACCCAATGCAAGGGAGGTGGGGAGAATTTGGAAGACCATTTTGGTGGCCGATTCAAAGCTGGAGGATTATGCTGGCTTTGCAG AGGAAAGCGTGAAATTCTATGTGGGAGCTGCAATGGCGCTGGCTTCTTGGGTGGATTTATGAGCACTGCCGACGACACTTCCGAATGA